One genomic segment of Bacteroides caccae includes these proteins:
- a CDS encoding acyltransferase family protein, which translates to MPTDQFLNRGQRIAWLDNVKMFAMLCVILGHVMTIVIKTNVDLSGKIIEHFIVAFNMPLFVIISGYSNLNTFNKITKWRELIDFVKKSVIRILLPVVTFCVIGLTPNFIFSPFWFLNMILYLMIGFAVIHFAVYSIKKQHMLGVSVLLFLLCFIWVNKVWMGEMCTYYAVGLLCKKYGIFDRPKRIIFPMLLLLGILIFVIFWWCGVYVYRESSFYACNFTDLLSLNKLELWFERQLLAGILGVAMIGLFLNYNGKYTLFSKMGRYTLSFYLFHAMMLRPFRNDLIVDIFHDTWFYQYFSGSEVLRWCGVFIIFIMMTLISWVLICVCKKWKWTRLFCLGQKSNY; encoded by the coding sequence ATGCCTACAGATCAATTTTTAAATAGAGGGCAACGTATAGCTTGGCTTGATAATGTAAAGATGTTTGCTATGCTTTGTGTCATATTGGGTCATGTGATGACTATAGTGATTAAGACCAATGTGGATCTCTCAGGGAAAATAATAGAGCATTTTATTGTAGCATTTAATATGCCATTGTTCGTGATTATCTCAGGGTATTCAAATTTGAATACATTTAATAAAATTACAAAATGGAGGGAGTTGATTGACTTCGTGAAGAAAAGCGTTATTCGTATACTTTTACCCGTAGTGACATTCTGTGTGATTGGATTAACCCCAAATTTTATTTTTTCACCATTTTGGTTTCTGAATATGATTCTATATCTTATGATAGGGTTTGCTGTAATACATTTTGCTGTTTATTCTATTAAGAAACAGCATATGTTGGGGGTGTCTGTTCTTCTATTTCTTTTATGTTTTATTTGGGTGAATAAAGTTTGGATGGGGGAGATGTGTACATACTATGCCGTTGGGTTGTTGTGTAAAAAATATGGTATTTTTGATAGACCTAAGCGCATAATTTTTCCCATGTTATTACTGTTGGGTATATTAATATTTGTAATATTTTGGTGGTGTGGTGTTTATGTATATAGAGAAAGTAGTTTTTATGCTTGTAATTTCACTGATTTACTGTCACTTAATAAACTAGAACTATGGTTTGAACGTCAATTATTAGCAGGAATACTGGGTGTAGCAATGATAGGTCTATTTTTGAATTATAATGGTAAATATACGCTATTTAGTAAAATGGGGAGATATACCCTTTCTTTTTATTTATTCCATGCTATGATGCTTAGACCTTTTCGTAATGATTTAATTGTCGATATATTTCATGATACGTGGTTTTATCAATACTTCTCTGGATCAGAGGTTTTAAGATGGTGTGGAGTTTTTATCATTTTTATAATGATGACACTAATAAGTTGGGTGCTGATTTGTGTATGTAAAAAGTGGAAATGGACACGTTTGTTTTGTTTAGGACAAAAAAGTAATTATTAG
- a CDS encoding glycosyltransferase family 2 protein, whose translation MSELISIIIPVYNIEKYIANCLESVVSQTYNNIEVIVIDDGSNDKTGEICDIYASKYRFIQVHHQQNSGVSVARNYGLNTYSGNWVFFLDGDDTLVSNALELAKKIADDTKCLMVDFNFSRVTEGKTISGFEFYTNSFIEDNIKCLNSTLLYKRALIYPKLYHRSIINHIRFNPKITIGEDIVFNIEIYKGPHFNISHNTEKIYLYLLRNGSAMQNSRTYCEYERLNNVVTEYLSNDIEVNKNLILFCCINYYFKCIKERALLSSQYSKIYNRLSFKDCWDKDLSFKFKLLFSAYKLNRNLGNLLLYLRYKLFPVY comes from the coding sequence ATGTCAGAATTAATTTCTATTATTATTCCTGTCTATAATATAGAAAAATATATAGCAAATTGTTTAGAGAGTGTTGTATCACAGACTTATAATAATATTGAGGTAATAGTCATAGATGATGGTAGCAATGACAAGACTGGAGAAATTTGTGATATATATGCATCAAAATATAGATTCATACAGGTTCATCATCAGCAAAATTCCGGTGTATCTGTTGCGCGTAATTATGGATTAAATACATATTCTGGTAATTGGGTTTTTTTCTTGGATGGAGATGATACTTTAGTATCAAACGCATTAGAATTAGCTAAAAAAATAGCTGATGATACAAAATGTTTGATGGTAGATTTTAATTTTAGTAGAGTAACAGAGGGCAAAACAATTAGTGGATTTGAATTCTATACTAATTCTTTTATAGAGGATAATATAAAGTGCTTAAATAGTACATTGCTATATAAACGTGCTTTGATCTATCCCAAATTATATCATAGGTCTATTATTAATCATATAAGGTTTAATCCTAAAATAACAATTGGTGAGGATATTGTATTTAATATTGAAATATATAAAGGGCCCCACTTTAATATTTCCCATAATACAGAGAAAATTTATTTATATTTATTGCGTAATGGTTCGGCTATGCAAAATTCAAGGACATATTGTGAATATGAGAGATTGAATAATGTTGTAACAGAATATTTAAGTAATGATATTGAAGTTAATAAGAATCTAATTCTATTTTGTTGTATAAATTATTATTTTAAGTGTATAAAAGAAAGAGCTTTATTGTCTTCTCAATATTCAAAAATATACAATCGTCTATCTTTTAAAGATTGCTGGGATAAAGACCTAAGTTTTAAATTTAAGTTATTGTTCTCTGCGTATAAGCTTAATAGAAATTTGGGAAATTTACTTTTATATTTGAGATACAAATTATTTCCTGTATACTAA
- a CDS encoding polysaccharide pyruvyl transferase family protein — MNRIAVISSWAWIKVANNYGALLQYYALQQYLTRKNNYVFWIKWEFYKRWKGTRLDNVKLLLRHPLIYLSSYRCHRTFLKFCRDYLNTSVQTYTEESEADSYPIADYYITGSDQVWGGTQPECFLSFVNDNSKKIAYAASFGKGEITQEHFEKIAPWIRQFAHVSIREENGIEICRRMKVEATHLLDPTFLLDEDDYPHRQLYIKNPYIFAYLLNVGSKNDVHWYELKDYALKTNCDLKVCAVQGSEYLFCNKDLVYPSPTEWLSYYKQARCVVTNTFHGTVFAIIHHKPFLCILQRGSSANQNTRMSSLLSTLGLEDRILNCEDSIEVSINRPINWQKVSTLITDWRKKSDAFLNFLND; from the coding sequence ATGAATAGAATTGCTGTAATATCCTCATGGGCATGGATTAAAGTAGCTAACAATTATGGAGCTTTACTTCAGTATTATGCTCTTCAACAGTATCTTACTCGTAAAAATAACTATGTTTTTTGGATTAAATGGGAATTTTATAAAAGATGGAAAGGAACTAGACTGGATAATGTCAAGTTGTTGCTTCGTCACCCACTTATCTATTTATCTTCATATAGATGTCATCGTACATTCTTAAAATTTTGTCGAGATTATCTAAATACGTCTGTGCAGACTTATACAGAAGAATCAGAAGCAGATTCCTATCCGATAGCAGATTATTATATCACCGGGTCTGATCAAGTTTGGGGAGGAACTCAGCCAGAATGTTTTTTATCGTTTGTTAATGATAACAGTAAGAAAATTGCTTATGCTGCGAGTTTTGGCAAAGGAGAGATAACTCAAGAACATTTTGAAAAGATTGCTCCTTGGATAAGACAATTTGCTCATGTTTCAATAAGAGAGGAAAATGGAATTGAAATATGTAGGCGAATGAAAGTAGAAGCAACTCATCTTTTGGATCCAACTTTTCTGCTTGATGAGGATGATTATCCTCATAGACAGTTGTATATTAAGAATCCCTATATTTTTGCTTATTTACTAAATGTAGGATCTAAAAATGATGTACATTGGTATGAACTCAAAGATTATGCTCTAAAGACTAATTGCGATCTGAAAGTGTGTGCAGTTCAGGGATCTGAATATTTATTTTGTAATAAAGATTTAGTGTACCCTAGTCCTACGGAGTGGCTGTCTTATTATAAACAGGCTCGTTGTGTTGTAACCAATACTTTTCATGGTACTGTATTTGCTATCATTCATCATAAACCTTTCTTATGCATATTGCAAAGAGGTTCTTCAGCTAATCAGAATACAAGGATGAGTTCTTTACTCAGCACTTTAGGGCTGGAAGATAGAATCCTTAATTGTGAAGATAGCATTGAGGTCTCTATAAACCGACCGATTAATTGGCAAAAGGTATCTACTTTAATTACTGATTGGCGTAAAAAAAGTGATGCATTTTTGAATTTTCTCAATGATTGA
- a CDS encoding acyltransferase — protein MGKLAIVFKEKWNRFSHYLRNILQNDIACLCITPSLCRRLIYNWLGHNVKGVVFPHCFLGVAKGKLTLGQNSFINYSCFLDLSNDIIIGDGVSIAFKTIFINASHEIGPIEHRAGKGINAPIRIEDGCWIGANVTIMPGVTIAKGCIIGAGTLVTEDTEENGIYVGIPARLIRKL, from the coding sequence ATGGGAAAACTAGCAATTGTATTTAAAGAGAAATGGAATAGATTCAGTCATTATTTGAGAAATATTCTTCAAAATGATATTGCATGCCTATGTATTACACCTTCTCTATGTCGGAGACTAATATACAATTGGTTAGGTCACAATGTGAAAGGGGTAGTTTTTCCTCATTGTTTTCTTGGAGTAGCGAAAGGCAAACTTACTTTAGGACAAAATTCATTTATAAATTATTCATGCTTTCTTGATCTGAGCAATGATATTATTATCGGTGATGGTGTGTCAATTGCTTTTAAAACAATATTTATTAATGCTTCGCATGAGATAGGACCTATTGAGCATCGTGCTGGTAAAGGAATAAATGCTCCTATTCGTATAGAGGATGGATGTTGGATAGGTGCTAATGTGACAATAATGCCTGGCGTTACTATTGCGAAAGGATGTATTATAGGTGCAGGGACTTTAGTTACAGAGGATACTGAAGAAAATGGAATATATGTGGGAATACCTGCTCGGTTGATTAGAAAGCTTTAA
- a CDS encoding glycosyltransferase family 4 protein encodes MKRIAIIVNAFGGSTTSLAEAFLNQGYKVDFYHLIPRKKSASFETFDLSLRGGLFSIVPVRSFDYDGLRRFIPFARNKYFSMYQISVVELSSMGIRCFINPIFVLYYVKLARRIIKQKYDFVNVIGQNKSTAFLSVILRSKGVNVVHSVHEVCVNHQVGDRLSDTVLYLIEKKIPINVFSQKTAEDLVRLADKKTLKYSVIPFSLFTGYLEYNEIDIPELKGETDYVLFYGFIVNYKGLDVLLKAAHVLMDRGFTRKIVVAGGGNVDCLATIKKEKNFIVINRWIENVEISTLIRKCHIVVCPYLSSSQTGITQTVFNFDKPIVATKVPAFTTTIEDGKTGLLVDVNDVDTFADAIIRSYQDVNLYIRMCHEVRSVRQNSESIWKDIVMKYVQSYING; translated from the coding sequence GTGAAACGAATCGCTATTATTGTAAATGCGTTTGGAGGTTCAACGACTTCTTTAGCAGAAGCTTTTCTTAATCAAGGTTATAAGGTGGATTTTTATCATCTTATTCCGAGGAAAAAGAGTGCGTCATTTGAAACTTTTGATTTGTCTCTTAGGGGGGGCTTATTTTCTATAGTTCCTGTCAGGTCCTTTGATTATGATGGCTTGAGAAGATTTATTCCATTTGCTAGAAATAAATATTTCTCAATGTATCAAATATCAGTTGTTGAGTTATCCTCAATGGGAATAAGATGTTTCATCAATCCCATTTTTGTGCTATATTATGTAAAACTTGCAAGACGAATTATAAAACAAAAATATGATTTTGTAAATGTTATTGGTCAAAACAAGTCAACAGCCTTTCTTTCTGTTATTTTGCGCTCAAAAGGTGTTAATGTCGTTCACTCAGTTCATGAGGTTTGTGTGAATCATCAAGTTGGTGATAGGCTTAGTGATACTGTTCTTTATCTTATCGAAAAGAAGATCCCTATTAATGTTTTTAGCCAAAAAACAGCTGAAGATTTGGTAAGATTAGCAGATAAAAAAACTTTAAAATATTCTGTCATACCATTTTCGCTATTTACAGGTTACTTGGAATATAATGAGATTGACATACCTGAGCTTAAAGGAGAAACCGATTATGTTCTTTTCTATGGGTTTATTGTGAATTATAAAGGACTGGATGTATTGCTTAAAGCTGCTCATGTATTAATGGATAGAGGATTTACAAGAAAAATAGTGGTAGCTGGTGGTGGCAATGTAGATTGTCTTGCAACAATAAAGAAAGAGAAAAATTTCATTGTAATTAATCGTTGGATAGAAAACGTCGAGATTTCTACGCTGATTAGAAAATGTCATATTGTTGTTTGTCCATATCTTTCATCATCTCAGACAGGTATAACGCAAACTGTATTTAATTTTGATAAACCTATTGTTGCGACAAAAGTTCCTGCTTTTACAACAACAATTGAAGATGGAAAGACTGGTCTCTTAGTTGATGTTAATGATGTTGATACGTTTGCGGATGCTATAATTCGCTCTTATCAGGATGTTAACTTGTATATTAGAATGTGTCATGAGGTGCGTTCTGTAAGGCAAAATAGTGAATCAATATGGAAGGATATAGTAATGAAATATGTACAAAGTTATATTAATGGATAA
- a CDS encoding glycosyltransferase family 4 protein: MKIAIIQEWLVTVGGSDKVVKAIADVFPGADIYTLVAKKQVCDELGIDWNKVHTSFIQKLPLGVKKHRMYLPIFPFAIEQFDLRGYDIIISSSHAVAKGVLTKADQLHICYCHSPIRYVWDMYHEYLEESGLAKGLKGYLAKYMLHRIRKWDLISSFRVDYFISNSDYVGRRIQETYRRDAVTIHPNIDISNFDLCVEKEDFYLTSSRLVGYKKIDLIVEAFSHMPDKKLIVIGGGPNLEKICKIAGHNVTVMGYQPFAVLKEKMQKAKAFVFAADEDFGMIPIEAQSCGTPVIAYGRGGSLETVKDGTTGLFFYEQTVEAIIDAVKRFENQEIPFDPKTIRNHAETFSEERFKKEIKEFVELKYNEFNHLVK; this comes from the coding sequence ATGAAGATTGCCATTATTCAAGAATGGTTAGTAACCGTTGGCGGTTCAGATAAAGTAGTCAAAGCTATTGCGGATGTTTTTCCTGGCGCAGATATTTACACTCTAGTTGCTAAAAAACAAGTTTGTGATGAATTAGGAATTGATTGGAATAAAGTCCATACATCATTCATTCAGAAGTTGCCTTTAGGAGTAAAGAAACATAGAATGTATCTGCCTATATTTCCGTTTGCGATAGAACAGTTTGATTTACGAGGATATGATATTATTATCTCATCTTCTCATGCTGTCGCGAAAGGAGTTCTGACCAAAGCGGATCAATTACATATCTGTTATTGTCATTCTCCTATCCGTTATGTATGGGATATGTATCATGAATATTTGGAAGAATCAGGGTTAGCGAAAGGCTTGAAAGGTTATTTGGCTAAATATATGCTTCATCGTATTCGCAAATGGGATTTGATATCTAGTTTTCGTGTAGACTATTTTATTAGTAATTCCGATTACGTAGGGCGTCGAATTCAAGAGACTTATAGACGGGATGCTGTAACAATCCATCCTAATATTGATATTTCTAATTTTGATTTATGTGTAGAGAAAGAAGATTTCTATTTAACTAGTAGTCGTTTGGTAGGGTATAAGAAAATAGATCTCATTGTCGAAGCTTTCAGTCATATGCCGGATAAAAAGTTGATAGTAATTGGTGGCGGTCCTAATTTAGAAAAGATATGCAAGATTGCCGGTCATAATGTAACTGTCATGGGATATCAACCATTTGCCGTATTAAAAGAAAAGATGCAGAAAGCTAAAGCCTTTGTTTTTGCGGCAGATGAGGATTTTGGTATGATTCCGATTGAAGCACAATCATGTGGAACTCCTGTAATTGCTTATGGTAGAGGTGGCTCTTTGGAAACAGTGAAGGACGGAACAACAGGGCTTTTCTTTTATGAACAGACTGTGGAGGCGATTATTGACGCAGTGAAAAGATTTGAAAATCAAGAAATCCCATTTGACCCTAAGACAATACGTAATCATGCGGAGACTTTTTCGGAAGAACGTTTTAAAAAGGAAATAAAGGAGTTTGTAGAGTTAAAATATAATGAATTTAATCATCTAGTGAAATGA
- a CDS encoding glycosyltransferase family 4 protein: MNVLLVSVRSDFGGGPRHVHQLIEELPSSINIYMAFPQGKPYGDLWRSHPRIKKYLDIPYRRFNIKYLFLLKRFIIENEISIVHSHGNGAGLYSRTLKLILPDVKVVHTFHGITDDYSSYLRYCVNKIIGRFFKCFTDKFILVSNGELKVGKSLHFLSIDKSVVIYNAVSDNGLKVSRKNQKFLVISLSRFDYQKNMDMAYSIAKALKNNHEIEFVWIGEGEDFLRLKQKSVEDNVNINFVGFAEYPMPYLKSADLYLSTSRFEGLPYALIEAASVGLPIVATDVVGNNEVVHHNYNGLLFKSEQDAIDAIKTLSQNADLLNKYSINSRELYLKSFTIERMISSIVDTYVQVLN, from the coding sequence ATGAATGTATTGTTAGTAAGTGTTAGATCTGATTTTGGCGGAGGTCCTCGTCATGTTCATCAATTGATTGAAGAATTACCTTCTAGTATTAATATTTATATGGCTTTCCCTCAGGGGAAACCGTATGGGGATTTATGGAGAAGCCATCCTAGAATAAAGAAATATTTAGATATTCCTTATAGGAGGTTTAATATTAAATATCTATTCTTACTAAAGCGTTTCATAATTGAAAATGAAATTAGCATAGTTCATTCTCATGGGAACGGTGCTGGATTATATTCACGAACCCTAAAACTGATATTACCTGATGTTAAAGTTGTTCACACTTTTCATGGAATAACTGATGATTATTCTTCATACCTAAGATATTGTGTGAATAAAATAATAGGAAGATTTTTTAAATGTTTCACTGATAAATTTATTTTAGTATCGAATGGTGAACTAAAAGTTGGAAAATCATTACATTTTTTATCTATTGATAAATCAGTTGTAATATATAATGCAGTATCTGATAATGGTTTGAAAGTTTCAAGAAAAAATCAAAAGTTCTTAGTCATTTCACTCTCTCGTTTTGATTATCAAAAAAATATGGATATGGCATATAGTATAGCAAAAGCATTAAAAAATAATCATGAAATAGAATTTGTGTGGATTGGAGAAGGAGAAGATTTTTTGCGGTTAAAACAAAAGAGTGTGGAAGATAATGTTAATATTAATTTTGTTGGATTTGCAGAATACCCTATGCCTTACCTTAAGAGTGCAGATTTATATCTATCTACTTCTCGTTTTGAAGGCTTACCCTATGCTCTTATTGAAGCTGCATCAGTAGGGCTTCCAATAGTTGCTACGGACGTAGTTGGTAATAATGAAGTTGTACATCATAATTATAATGGGCTTTTGTTTAAGTCAGAACAAGATGCTATAGATGCGATAAAAACATTATCACAGAATGCTGATTTGTTGAATAAATATTCGATAAATTCTCGAGAACTTTACCTTAAATCTTTTACAATAGAAAGGATGATATCTTCTATTGTGGATACGTATGTGCAGGTTCTAAATTAA
- a CDS encoding EpsG family protein, with protein MIFILFSAVAVTPLIIIGGLRDVGVGYDTIAYPVSAYNYLQINNNIYSILFASAELEPLYYFLSYLAVNYFWDDVGAILFVTQLIIIVVTYVACCRIVGRSYLWISIFLYCFLFFNMELNMMRQGLALSFVLLGFSYLLDHKLKGYFICILVGFLFHKSAIFALVFLPGVYWKNLRYSKYIVIGSLAFLMFFSTILNFITSLEGFSKYDAYSEGGNYSGTFSYSEFILRTLFLLCIYFLCSNKKKDIHFYQIFALFVCEFVLNILQIKSDFVGRLGLPIYILYLVYLPYYCMINTSTWKIKKSNTVLLLFVVFLYWWYVYMVSDAGVTVDYSSSILGIH; from the coding sequence ATGATATTCATTCTTTTTTCAGCTGTTGCTGTTACTCCATTAATAATTATTGGGGGATTAAGAGATGTTGGTGTGGGATATGATACGATTGCTTATCCTGTGTCTGCATATAATTATTTGCAAATCAATAATAATATATATTCGATTCTATTTGCTTCTGCTGAGTTGGAGCCTTTATATTATTTTCTTTCATATTTGGCAGTTAATTATTTTTGGGATGATGTAGGAGCTATATTATTTGTTACACAACTTATAATAATAGTTGTAACATATGTCGCTTGCTGTAGAATAGTGGGAAGATCTTATTTGTGGATATCAATTTTCTTGTATTGTTTTCTATTTTTCAATATGGAGCTCAATATGATGAGACAAGGTTTAGCTCTTAGTTTTGTTCTTTTAGGATTTTCATATCTACTAGACCATAAGTTAAAAGGATATTTTATATGTATATTGGTTGGCTTTTTATTCCATAAGTCTGCGATTTTTGCACTCGTGTTTTTACCAGGAGTATATTGGAAAAACTTAAGATATTCCAAGTATATTGTAATTGGAAGTCTTGCATTTTTGATGTTCTTTTCTACTATTCTGAACTTTATTACTTCTTTGGAGGGCTTCAGTAAATATGATGCTTATTCTGAGGGAGGCAACTATAGTGGAACTTTTTCTTATTCGGAATTTATCTTAAGAACACTTTTTTTATTGTGTATTTACTTTTTATGTTCCAATAAAAAGAAAGATATACATTTCTATCAAATATTTGCTCTATTTGTTTGTGAATTTGTTCTTAATATTTTACAGATAAAAAGCGATTTTGTAGGTAGATTAGGCTTACCCATTTATATCCTATATTTAGTTTATTTACCATATTATTGTATGATAAACACATCTACTTGGAAAATAAAGAAATCTAATACAGTTTTGTTACTATTCGTTGTCTTCTTATACTGGTGGTATGTGTATATGGTAAGTGATGCGGGTGTCACGGTCGATTATTCTTCTTCTATTTTAGGTATTCATTAG
- a CDS encoding glycosyltransferase family 2 protein, with the protein MPPLISVVTICYNAKNDLEKTILSVLSQTYQDIEYIIIDGGSTDGTVDIIHKYSERLFYWISEPDKGIYDAMNKGMDRATGSWINFMNAGDTFCDNEVIKNIFGYNDLSDYSVIYGDCYVSKLNQLQYLKASSMKKVHVQMPFCHQSSFIRKTRLRFSIDLKIAADYQMIYEYYRMNGISSFLYISKPISVFDATGISTTNNNLLQKEYGIVYKRTRNAYYYIYLCKQILKMVLLCQN; encoded by the coding sequence ATGCCTCCTTTAATTTCAGTGGTAACAATTTGCTATAATGCTAAAAATGATTTGGAGAAAACTATATTATCTGTTCTCTCTCAAACTTATCAAGATATTGAGTATATTATAATAGATGGTGGTAGTACGGATGGTACTGTTGATATTATACACAAGTATTCGGAACGATTATTTTACTGGATTAGTGAACCTGATAAGGGGATATATGATGCTATGAATAAGGGGATGGATAGGGCTACAGGTAGTTGGATAAATTTCATGAATGCTGGAGATACTTTTTGTGATAATGAAGTTATTAAAAATATATTTGGATATAATGATTTATCTGATTATAGTGTCATTTATGGGGATTGTTATGTCTCAAAATTAAATCAACTGCAATATTTGAAGGCATCTAGTATGAAGAAAGTGCATGTCCAAATGCCTTTTTGTCATCAATCATCTTTTATTCGAAAGACTAGATTAAGATTTAGTATAGATTTGAAGATTGCTGCTGATTATCAGATGATTTATGAATATTACAGAATGAATGGTATAAGTTCTTTTTTATATATAAGTAAGCCAATTTCAGTCTTTGATGCAACAGGTATTTCAACAACTAATAATAATTTGTTGCAGAAAGAGTATGGAATTGTTTATAAAAGAACAAGGAATGCTTATTATTACATTTACTTATGTAAACAAATTTTAAAAATGGTGTTGTTATGTCAGAATTAA
- a CDS encoding acyltransferase, which produces MMKYYIAKLLRIPRRFRMIYYIYFNRFKFWLNDVKFGRNMQVYTKFFLNKAPGSKITIGDDFIYTNGDAFNPLCRNICGCINTTFPYSQISIGNGTGISSACLWANSSITIGNHVNIGGDCILMDSDAHNLDFRVRNAKSKIGKMSKDVLTAKTAPIVIEDDVLIGTRCIILKGVTIGARSVIGSGSIVTKSIPPDCIAAGNPCKVIRILNN; this is translated from the coding sequence ATGATGAAATATTATATTGCAAAATTACTTCGTATTCCCCGTCGTTTCCGAATGATTTATTATATCTACTTCAATCGTTTTAAGTTTTGGCTTAATGATGTGAAGTTTGGACGTAATATGCAAGTGTATACTAAATTTTTCTTGAATAAGGCGCCTGGGAGTAAAATTACGATTGGTGATGATTTTATCTATACTAATGGTGATGCTTTTAATCCACTGTGTCGTAATATTTGTGGGTGTATTAACACTACATTTCCCTACTCTCAAATTTCTATAGGCAATGGAACAGGTATTTCTTCGGCTTGTTTGTGGGCGAATTCGAGTATCACAATAGGTAATCACGTGAATATCGGAGGCGATTGTATTCTTATGGATTCGGATGCACATAATTTAGATTTTCGTGTGAGAAATGCAAAAAGCAAAATAGGAAAAATGTCTAAAGATGTATTAACAGCTAAAACAGCTCCTATTGTAATAGAAGATGATGTCTTGATAGGGACTCGTTGCATTATATTGAAAGGAGTAACTATTGGTGCACGGAGTGTGATAGGAAGTGGAAGTATAGTTACCAAATCCATACCACCTGATTGTATTGCTGCTGGAAATCCTTGTAAAGTAATACGTATATTAAATAACTAG
- a CDS encoding NAD-dependent epimerase/dehydratase family protein, whose translation MSYFIFGGSGFIGTHLVTLINNLYPVTPIYNLDIVENSHEGKSTYINCDVRSDINVDVPITSEDVIFNFAAVHRTPGHPDQAYFETNIRGAENVCAFAEKFGIKKIVFTSSIAPYGAAEDLKTEDTLPTPNTPYGISKLVAEKIHTVWQAKKPNERQLTIVRPGVVFGKGENGNFTRLYWGIRGGKFFYPGRKDTIKACIYVKELVRFMLYRLENHNEGVELYNCTFEPAFTIEQIVETMKKVTGIQRTIVKVPGSLLLTAASIVGPLGGKALGICPARVKKLMISTNICGKKLADSGYKFHYTFEEAIKDWYRDNDNLYLK comes from the coding sequence ATGAGTTATTTTATATTTGGCGGTTCAGGTTTTATCGGTACACACCTCGTTACTCTAATTAATAATCTATATCCGGTTACTCCAATTTATAATCTGGATATTGTGGAGAATAGCCATGAAGGTAAATCTACGTATATCAATTGTGATGTTCGTTCTGATATAAACGTTGATGTTCCGATTACCTCAGAAGACGTTATCTTTAACTTTGCAGCCGTTCATCGTACCCCGGGACATCCGGATCAGGCTTATTTTGAGACAAATATTCGTGGTGCGGAGAATGTATGCGCTTTTGCGGAGAAATTCGGGATAAAGAAAATCGTTTTTACCAGCTCCATAGCTCCTTATGGTGCAGCTGAAGATTTGAAAACAGAAGACACACTTCCTACTCCGAACACCCCTTATGGGATTTCTAAGTTGGTAGCCGAAAAGATACATACGGTCTGGCAGGCTAAAAAGCCGAACGAACGACAGCTTACTATTGTTCGTCCGGGTGTGGTATTTGGTAAAGGGGAAAACGGTAACTTTACTCGTTTGTATTGGGGGATCCGCGGCGGTAAATTCTTTTATCCGGGTCGTAAAGATACGATTAAGGCTTGTATTTATGTGAAAGAGCTGGTTCGCTTTATGCTCTATCGGTTGGAGAATCATAATGAAGGGGTAGAGTTGTATAACTGTACATTTGAACCGGCTTTTACTATTGAACAAATAGTTGAAACGATGAAAAAAGTTACGGGGATTCAGCGTACTATTGTCAAGGTGCCGGGAAGTCTTTTGCTGACAGCTGCAAGTATTGTGGGTCCGTTAGGAGGAAAAGCTTTAGGCATTTGTCCGGCTCGCGTCAAAAAGTTAATGATTTCTACTAATATCTGCGGAAAGAAATTGGCTGATTCTGGGTATAAGTTTCATTATACATTTGAGGAAGCAATAAAGGATTGGTATAGAGATAATGATAATCTATACCTGAAATGA